One Tachysurus fulvidraco isolate hzauxx_2018 chromosome 2, HZAU_PFXX_2.0, whole genome shotgun sequence DNA segment encodes these proteins:
- the rps13 gene encoding 40S ribosomal protein S13 — MGRMHAPGKGLSQSALPYRRSVPTWLKLTSDDVKEQIFKLAKKGLTPSQIGVILRDSHGVAQVRFVTGNKILRILKSKGLAPDLPEDLYHLIKKAVAVRKHLERNRKDKDAKFRLILVESRIHRLARYYKTKRVLAPNWKYESSTASALVA; from the exons ATGGGTCGCATGCACGCTCCCGG taaGGGTTTGTCCCAGTCAGCTCTCCCATACAGACGCAGTGTTCCTACA tggcTGAAGCTGACATCAGATGACGTCAAGGAGCAGATCTTTAAGTTGGCTAAGAAGGGTCTGACACCCTCGCAGATTG GTGTGATCCTGAGGGACTCTCACGGTGTGGCTCAGGTGCGTTTCGTAACCGGCAACAAGATCCTCAGGATCCTGAAATCCAAAGGCCTGGCCCCTGATCTGCCTGAGGATCTGTACCACCTGATCAAGAAGGCTGTTGCTGTGAGGAAGCACTTGGAGAGAAACAGGAAG GACAAAGATGCCAAATTCCGCCTGATTCTTGTTGAGAGCAGAATCCACAGACTGGCTCGTTACTACAAGACCAAGAGAGTTCTCGCTCCCAACTGGAAGTA CGAATCCTCCACGGCTTCCGCACTGGTGGCATAA